The following coding sequences are from one Panicum hallii strain FIL2 chromosome 5, PHallii_v3.1, whole genome shotgun sequence window:
- the LOC112892502 gene encoding protein SODIUM POTASSIUM ROOT DEFECTIVE 2-like: MAARGFSFKRVSRWFPRSSASGGLQEEDEDSSERSGLLRSHLDRQIVPVTDPDDTTKALAVRKEPKTVALKVSMHCHGCARKVEKQVSKLQGVVSFKVELESKKVTVVGDVSPTDVLESICKINAVPLQERKIL; encoded by the exons ATGGCTGCAAGGGGTTTCAGTTTCAAGAGAGTTTCTCGCTGGTTCCCTCGTTCCTCCGCATCAGGCGGTTTgcaggaagaagacgaggacagCAGCGAGAGGAGCGGCTTGCTGAGGAGCCACCTGGATCGTCAGATCGTGCCGGTCACTGATCCCGACGACACAACCAAGGCGCTAGCCGTGCGTAAGGAGCCAAAG ACCGTGGCGCTGAAGGTGTCCATGCACTGCCACGGCTGCGCGAGGAAGGTCGAGAAGCAGGTCTCCAAGCTGCAAG GAGTTGTGTCCTTCAAGGTGGAGCTGGAGAGCAAGAAGGTGACCGTCGTGGGAGACGTTAGCCCCACGGATGTCCTGGAGAGCATATGCAAG ATAAATGCTGTTCCCCTGCAGGAAAGAAAGATA
- the LOC112893431 gene encoding protein MLN51 homolog codes for MADPPAPDTQPEQPLAAAAAAAAPAADAAADAAPVEKPPAAPLTPEPDAAAGPDEVEEDEEYVSDPDDAPLPTMRRREASDDEGSEDGRPRARIGPDQDDDGQGAPEAYDEEVDEEDEEYYDEEEEEVGEGFEEYEGRAAPPAEDGGGGGGGQESRGEDGVAGEEGLAEGEAKGEGEEKEQEPFAVPTSGAFYMHDDRFQEENRGRRRRMFGGRKLWDAKDDQAWVHDRFEEMNLQDDRYEDQRMSRGRFRGRGGRGKARGGGRGFPRGGKNRNFHEDGNTQNRPPKVVRGRGPRRYEAVARNSREVVGSQRKQAARFREPTPNASAARDSGQVSHAQQEAAPPKKNVINSSLNSASPPFYPSGASNQDFPVPAQRRDIQTGGSNKVLHSSMKMDDNSKLQSGPMARGRTAMDYGGRDRFHADGPVRSSPGRAPTASLNSGFTSSSANPGQSPILRASGGNSNAGISSNNQPTSSLHQMPRISTQMQSHAPVMHPKSGQLPNQSAARIPSQPLNNRTSNSSPAAQHLPVKSTESGENGSYPGQNNSKAPSAVVKANNQEAGMGSFMYGGTQVIGAAGLSQGDQNFPGTPALLPVMQFGGQHPGGLGVPTVGMALPGYVAQQQMGMGNNEMAWLPLLAGAAGAFGGSYPPYIALDPSFYSRPSGQTSSSVPSRESSANRGSKSPPRNDIGNEELDQRQNKPRRYSEMNFSQ; via the exons ATGGCCGACCCGCCGGCCCCGGATACGCAGCCGGAgcagccgctcgccgccgccgccgcagctgctGCTCCCGctgccgacgccgccgccgacgccgccccaGTTGAGAAGCCCCCCGCGGCGCCGCTCACGCCGGAGCCGGACGCCGCTGCTGGGCCGGATGAGGTtgaggaggacgaggagtacgTGAGCGACCCCGACGACGCGCCGCTACCGACGATGCGGCGCCGGGAGGCCAGCGACGACGAGGGGTCCGAGGACGGGAGGCCCAGGGCGCGGATCGGGCCAGACCAGGACGATGACGGCCAGGGGGCACCCGAGGCGTACGACGAAGAGGTggacgaggaggacgaggagtactatgatgaggaagaggaggaggtgggAGAGGGGTTCGAGGAGTACGAAGGGCGCGCGGCACCGCCcgcggaggacggcggcggcggcggcggcgggcaggagTCACGCGGGGAAGATGGTGTCGCTGGGGAGGAGGGACTGGCGGAGGGGGAGGCCAAGGGCGAGggggaggagaaggagcagGAGCCGTTCGCAGTGCCCACTTCCGGTGCCTTCTACATGCATGATGACCGGTTTCAGGAGGAGAACCGCGGCCGGCGCAG ACGAATGTTTGGTGGGAGGAAGTTATGGGATGCTAAAGATGATCAAGCTTGGGTGCATGACAGATTTGAGGAGATGAACTTGCAAGATGATCGCTATGAA GATCAGCGAATGTCAAGAGGTCGTTTTAGAGGTCGTGGTGGTCGAGGTAAAGCAAGAGGTGGTGGTCGTGGTTTTCCTAGAGGTGGAAAGAACCGCAATTTCCATGAAGATGGCAACACCCAAAACCGCCCCCCGAAGGTAGTTAGAGGGAGAGGTCCTCGACGCTATGAAGCTGTTGCAAGGAACAGCAGAGAGGTTGTTGGATCCCAACGAAAACA AGCAGCAAGATTTCGAGAACCTACTCCAAACGCTTCAGCAGCCAGAGATTCTGGTCAAGTTTCACATGCACAGCAAGAGGCGGCCCCTCCTAAAAAGAATGTCATCAATTCAAGCCTGAATTCCGCGTCACCGCCATTTTATCCCTCTGGTGCATCCAATCAAGATTTTCCTGTACCAGCTCAAAGGAGGGACATACAAACAGGAGGTTCCAATAAGGTCCTTCATTCTTCCATGAAGATGGATGATAACTCAAAGCTACAATCTGGTCCAATGGCCAGAGGGAGAACAGCAATGGATTATGGTGGACGTGATAGGTTTCATGCTGATGGTCCTGTTAGGTCATCACCTGGAAGAGCGCCAACGGCATCATTGAATTCCGGATTCACATCATCATCAGCTAATCCTGGCCAATCACCTATTCTCAGGGCTTCAGGGGGCAATTCAAACGCTGGAATTTCTTCAAATAATCAGCCCACTTCATCACTTCACCAAATGCCGAGGATTTCTACGCAAATGCAAAGTCATGCACCAGTGATGCACCCCAAATCAGGTCAACTGCCAAATCAATCTGCAGCGAGGATCCCATCTCAGCCATTGAACAATCGGACTAGCAATTCGTCACCAGCTGCTCAGCATCTACCTGTTAAATCAACAGAAAGTGGTGAGAATGGCTCATACCCTGGTCAGAATAATTCAAAGGCACCTTCTGCTGTGGTTAAAGCCAATAACCAGGAAGCCGGAATGGGTTCATTTATGTATGGTGGCACCCAAGTTATTGGGGCTGCTGGTCTTTCCCAGGGCGATCAAAACTTTCCAGGCACTCCAGCTCTGCTGCCAG TGATGCAATTTGGGGGTCAGCATCCTGGTGGTCTTGGAGTTCCTACTGTTGGTATGGCCCTCCCTGGCTACGTAGCTCAGCAGCAGATGGGGATGGGAAACAATGAAATGGCATG GTTGCCATTATTGGCTGGCGCTGCTGGTGCTTTTGGGGGGTCATATCCACCTTATATAGCCCTTGATCCGAGTTTTTACTCCAGACCTTCAGGACAGACATCATCGTCAGTTCCATCCAG GGAATCTAGTGCTAATAGAGGGTCTAAATCTCCTCCTCGAAACG ATATTGGGAATGAGGAGCTTGATCAGCGCCAGAACAAGCCTAGGAG ATACTCAGAGATGAACTTCAGTCAGTGA